One segment of Coffea arabica cultivar ET-39 chromosome 7c, Coffea Arabica ET-39 HiFi, whole genome shotgun sequence DNA contains the following:
- the LOC113699532 gene encoding F-box/kelch-repeat protein At3g23880-like, whose translation MKEPLQLPTIDTCAASLSVISGFGFDASSDDYKVVVLVMNAKYSRYGTLVYSSKAGAWRRIADLPGDTSYLSSGPGVLVEGKLHFLAKETARGAYIVSLDLATEMYRELEAPNPN comes from the exons ATGAAGGAGCCCTTACAACTACCAACGATAGACACCTGTGCAG CTTCCTTATCTGTGATCTCGGGCTTCGGGTTTGATGCTTCTAGTGACGATTATAAAGTAGTGGTACTGGTAATGAATGCCAAATACTCGAGGTATGGGACTCTAGTTTACAGCTCCAAAGCTGGAGCTTGGAGAAGGATTGCTGATTTGCCTGGCGATACATCATATCTGTCTTCTGGACCTGGTGTGCTGGTCGAGGGGAAGCTCCATTTCCTGGCCAAGGAAACAGCGCGTGGAGCATATATTGTTTCTCTTGATTTAGCCACGGAGATGTACAGAGAGTTGGAAGCACCGAATCCTAATTAA